A stretch of DNA from Nitrospira sp.:
GGCTCCGCTGGCCATCAACAGGAAGAGGGCAACGGCCGCGCCACTCCGACGTATCCAAGAAGCCTCGCGGGTCATGACGTGGCACTCTTTGCGCGACACCGTTCCAGCAATCCCACCATGAGCAGCGGCCAGACCAAGGTTGCGTCGCTGAGCACCTCGGCAAACCGGCCTCCTTCGGCGGGCGGCACAAACTTGCCCCATGAAATGCCTTCCTGGTACGTGCAGCCGCTCAAGCCGCCCCAATAGTCCGGCTCCGGACAGATGCGCACACCATAATGAAACCGCGGCGGCTGGACGTTGAGCCCCAGCCGCGTATTGCTGATCTCGATATACGGCGCCACCTGTTGCGCCCAGTTGCGGGGAACCCCGCCGCCGATCGTGAAGATACCGAGCCGCGGACAGCCCATGACTTCTTCCGCATAATGGTTCAGGTCGAGGTACGGATTGAAGACCGGGCAGACCTGGTGCAACGCCCGTAAGACCGCGAGATCTCCGCCCTCCTTGATTTGGCTGCGGGTGAAATCGATTTTTTTGCCCATCGCCCACGTTCCGACATCCAGCCCCATTTCCGAATCGGTAAACGCCGGGATATAGACCGGCACGTTTTTCAGATACGCGCTCTTGAGAATGCCGGGGCCCTCAAATTCTTCCGCCAACGTCTTGCCGAGCTCTCGGGTCAGCAACTGCGAGGACAAGGGCTGATCGGTATTGAGGCGCTTCAAGGTCAGCGACACGACATGCTCAACATAGTTGAGGTTCGATTCCATCTCGAG
This window harbors:
- a CDS encoding deoxyhypusine synthase family protein, coding for MAGREFHDGATDGLEALEPLDPEKIHSFSELLEAMRKTAFGGRRLGEAYETLAAMIDDADCKVVLTLSGAMTIAKMGKIISTMIDHGMVQAIVSTGALVAHGLSESVGKLHYRHEPSHSDEELFQKGYNRVYDTLEMESNLNYVEHVVSLTLKRLNTDQPLSSQLLTRELGKTLAEEFEGPGILKSAYLKNVPVYIPAFTDSEMGLDVGTWAMGKKIDFTRSQIKEGGDLAVLRALHQVCPVFNPYLDLNHYAEEVMGCPRLGIFTIGGGVPRNWAQQVAPYIEISNTRLGLNVQPPRFHYGVRICPEPDYWGGLSGCTYQEGISWGKFVPPAEGGRFAEVLSDATLVWPLLMVGLLERCRAKSATS